The following proteins are co-located in the Nocardia bhagyanarayanae genome:
- a CDS encoding aldo/keto reductase family oxidoreductase, translating into MNASPTSLPGGTWNLDDSPVTRFGYGAMQLAGPWVMGPPADHNGALAVLREAVEAGITHIDTSVAYGPQVTNELIREALHPYPRSLFIATKVGANRDAQGGWPTARRPEDLRKQVHETLQSLGLEVLDLVNMRMGNAEGPQPGSLAEAFGTLVDLQQEGLIRHLGVSNVTTEQVAEAQRIGQIVCVQNMYNLAHRHDDDLIDRLAAADIAYVPFFPLGGFTPLQSAALSGVADRLGAAPMSVALAWLLQRSPNILLIPGTSSTAHLRENIAGAGLALSGEDVAELDSIGR; encoded by the coding sequence ATGAACGCATCCCCCACCTCACTTCCCGGCGGCACCTGGAATCTGGACGATTCGCCCGTCACCCGCTTCGGCTACGGCGCGATGCAGCTCGCGGGCCCGTGGGTCATGGGCCCGCCCGCCGACCACAACGGTGCCCTGGCGGTACTGCGCGAGGCAGTCGAGGCCGGGATCACCCACATCGACACCAGTGTCGCTTACGGCCCGCAGGTCACCAACGAGCTGATCCGCGAAGCCCTGCACCCCTATCCTCGGTCGTTGTTCATCGCCACCAAGGTAGGGGCGAACCGCGACGCGCAGGGCGGGTGGCCCACAGCCCGGCGGCCCGAAGACCTGCGCAAGCAGGTCCACGAGACCTTGCAGTCCCTCGGTCTCGAGGTACTCGACCTGGTCAACATGCGGATGGGCAATGCCGAAGGCCCCCAGCCCGGCTCGCTCGCAGAGGCGTTCGGGACGCTCGTCGACCTCCAGCAGGAAGGTCTGATCCGCCACCTCGGCGTCAGCAACGTCACCACCGAGCAGGTCGCCGAGGCGCAGCGCATCGGACAGATCGTATGCGTGCAGAACATGTACAACCTCGCCCACCGCCACGACGACGACCTCATCGACCGGCTCGCCGCCGCCGACATCGCCTACGTACCGTTCTTCCCCCTCGGGGGTTTCACGCCGCTACAGTCCGCGGCGCTGTCGGGAGTCGCCGACCGGCTGGGGGCAGCACCGATGTCCGTCGCGCTGGCCTGGCTACTGCAGCGCTCCCCGAACATCCTGCTGATCCCGGGCACGTCATCGACTGCGCATCTGCGCGAGAACATCGCCGGCGCCGGGCTCGCCCTCTCCGGCGAGGACGTGGCCGAACTGGACAGCATCGGCCGCTGA
- a CDS encoding winged helix-turn-helix transcriptional regulator — protein MGTTNAAQRRAQAKVEYNAFMAACPSRQLLDRISDKWVVLVLCALGGDASDQPAVVSDARAMRYSEISRLLAGVSQKMLTQTLRSLERDGLITRTVTPTVPVTVSYKVTDLGLSLHHLTRGLRSWAQSHMDEVLFYRATYDARVS, from the coding sequence TTGGGGACGACAAACGCCGCTCAGCGACGAGCGCAGGCCAAGGTGGAATACAACGCGTTCATGGCGGCATGCCCCAGTCGCCAACTGCTCGACCGGATCTCGGACAAGTGGGTTGTGCTCGTTCTATGCGCGCTCGGGGGCGACGCTTCCGACCAGCCCGCTGTGGTGAGCGATGCGAGGGCGATGCGCTACTCCGAGATTTCGCGCCTGCTGGCGGGAGTCAGCCAGAAGATGTTGACCCAGACATTGCGGTCGCTGGAACGTGATGGCCTGATCACCCGCACCGTGACGCCAACCGTCCCCGTCACCGTCTCCTACAAGGTGACCGACCTGGGCCTCTCCCTCCACCACCTGACCCGCGGACTCAGATCATGGGCGCAGAGCCATATGGACGAGGTCCTCTTTTACCGCGCCACTTATGACGCTCGCGTCTCGTAA